The following proteins are co-located in the Cyanobacteria bacterium QS_8_64_29 genome:
- a CDS encoding photosystem reaction center subunit H, producing MTTDPNRLRSEFLNTQVIARDSGRRLGIIRDMLVDIDRREVVALGLCDSLLAFNGTPRYMLLSEIRQAGDVILVDDEEAIQGVDEGRYNRAIGSEVITETGELIGRIRDFQFDLESGQIASLIIASLSYPQIPDSIVSTYELPVDELVSSGPNRIIVFEGAEERLTQLSVGLLERLGIGSPPWEKDEGDLYQTQTARPENQLGTGEPERPPVSQAAEAETVEPLYQDAWAEGDRGEAEPLEREGWADVPAADYQEPEPEPLQQPRKPQYDYDDMETDLWAEEAQSETEEEYQPPRINLPETSKRKSKAPEPEYEEETNY from the coding sequence ATGACCACCGATCCCAATCGCTTACGCTCGGAATTTCTCAATACCCAGGTCATCGCGCGCGACAGCGGCAGGCGCCTGGGCATCATACGGGACATGCTGGTCGATATCGATCGGCGCGAAGTGGTTGCCCTAGGCTTGTGCGACAGCCTGTTGGCATTTAACGGCACGCCGCGCTACATGCTGCTGAGCGAAATCCGCCAGGCGGGCGACGTCATCCTGGTGGATGACGAAGAGGCCATTCAGGGGGTGGATGAGGGGCGCTACAACCGCGCAATCGGTAGCGAGGTCATAACCGAAACGGGCGAGCTGATCGGCCGCATCCGCGATTTTCAGTTCGACCTTGAGAGCGGCCAGATCGCCTCGCTCATTATTGCCTCGCTGAGCTATCCGCAAATCCCCGATAGCATCGTCAGCACCTACGAGCTGCCCGTTGACGAGCTCGTTAGCAGCGGGCCCAACCGCATCATCGTCTTTGAAGGGGCAGAAGAGCGCCTAACGCAACTCTCGGTGGGGCTGCTGGAGCGCTTGGGCATCGGGAGCCCCCCCTGGGAAAAAGACGAAGGCGACCTCTACCAGACCCAGACCGCGCGCCCCGAAAACCAGCTCGGTACCGGCGAGCCAGAGCGTCCGCCCGTCTCGCAAGCCGCCGAAGCCGAAACGGTGGAACCGCTCTATCAGGACGCCTGGGCCGAAGGCGATCGCGGCGAAGCCGAGCCGCTCGAGCGCGAGGGTTGGGCCGATGTGCCGGCAGCCGACTACCAAGAGCCCGAACCCGAACCGCTGCAGCAGCCGCGCAAGCCGCAGTACGACTACGACGACATGGAAACCGACTTGTGGGCGGAAGAAGCTCAGTCTGAGACGGAGGAAGAGTACCAGCCGCCTCGCATCAACTTGCCCGAGACGAGCAAGCGCAAGAGCAAAGCGCCCGAGCCCGAGTATGAGGAAGAAACCAACTACTGA
- the smc gene encoding chromosome segregation protein SMC, producing MVHIKRLELSNFKSFGKATQIPLRPGFTVVSGPNGSGKSNILDALLFALGLSGSKGMRAERLPDLVSHSKRNGRARVDTRVTVTFDISDWSDPQEIPESGEWQVTRRLRLNEQGQYSSSYYVNDEPLTRSELHERLYRMRIYPQGYNVVLQGDVTRIITMNARERREIVDELAGVADYDRKIAQARETLEDVREREERCRVVETELIQTRDRAAAERDKAERYRELKSHIQQLQQWEAVLAWRSLQQDEAQLQAQIEAHQRERAQLDERLEALSSEIEQARAQLEDCNARVRDLGEDQQLALTSQLATQQTQQQQLQQRQQELAESAREAETELVQAQQALAQHQQALERVQQEQARLENERLVALEAQRDRAQQALEQQRSEADRLAAAAETWLQQHTDLSQRIAKLQQALEPQRNESAQLQERQRQLQAQLDEQTQAREAIQPDWEAAQQEHARLERQAHQWQQQQQALAERLAAARQESETQQQTRDRLRQEWHDKQRQLDRLEATQHARQEAQGTRATQTLLQSALEGICGLVAQLGQVAPSYQLALETAAGGRLGHVVVEDDSVAAAGIELLRQQKAGRATFLPLNKLRPPRSRADAELKQARGFLDYAVNLIEHPPRYRNVFAYVLGDTAVFETLDDARRHLGRNRIVTLQGELLERSGAISGGSQAQRPLLRLGTDASSDTGESEALKQRLQDIEAVLDECERTLQAHSEEIERLERDRSQAQQQQQACQWQCQQLQQQIQRLSQQRDELDATLSERQRELASVTEQLQALEQSLPEREAELERAQQQLAQLERSHTHQRWQQIQREIAQQQDQLQACERDLQSEREARQEAADRQQRLRDQIQACQQRQQASQQRQQQLQRQRDELAEELSTLEAQIEQTQRELTQLSQQLDGAKQARDRADANLQSLQQRQQQAQWRQQQLDQTLQSQQETLQATQQKRQAREAELPDLLPEGPLPLTPANGSTDSETPAAQLERLQPELRDAQKRLQAMEPVNMLAIEEYERAQQRLQDLSDKRQTLEAERTELLSRIENFTTQRLQAFHEAFDAVNRNFRAIFAQLSDGDGYLQLDDPDEPANGGLNLVAHPQGKPVQRLHAMSGGEKSLTALSFIFALQHYRPSPFYAFDEVDMFLDGANVERLAKMIRQQAQQAQFIVVSLRRPTISAADRTLGVTQARGAHTQVLGITVPASSH from the coding sequence ATGGTGCACATCAAGCGCTTGGAGCTGTCCAATTTCAAATCGTTCGGTAAGGCAACCCAAATCCCGCTTCGGCCTGGCTTTACCGTTGTCTCGGGGCCCAACGGCTCGGGCAAATCCAACATCCTCGATGCGCTGCTGTTTGCCCTCGGGCTCTCGGGCTCCAAAGGCATGCGGGCGGAACGGTTGCCCGATCTAGTCAGCCACAGCAAGCGCAACGGCCGCGCGCGCGTCGATACCCGGGTTACGGTCACCTTTGATATCTCCGATTGGAGCGACCCCCAAGAAATTCCCGAGAGCGGCGAGTGGCAGGTAACGCGGCGCTTGCGCCTCAACGAGCAAGGCCAGTACAGCTCGAGCTACTATGTCAACGATGAGCCGCTCACCCGAAGCGAGCTGCACGAGCGGCTCTACCGCATGCGGATCTATCCCCAAGGCTACAACGTGGTGCTGCAGGGGGATGTCACCCGCATCATTACCATGAATGCGCGCGAGCGTCGCGAGATCGTTGACGAGCTCGCGGGCGTTGCCGACTACGATCGCAAAATCGCGCAGGCGCGCGAAACACTGGAGGACGTGCGCGAGCGCGAAGAACGCTGCCGCGTGGTGGAAACCGAGCTAATCCAAACCCGCGATCGCGCTGCTGCCGAGCGGGACAAGGCCGAGCGCTACCGCGAGCTCAAAAGCCACATCCAGCAGTTGCAGCAGTGGGAAGCTGTGCTGGCGTGGCGCTCGCTGCAGCAAGACGAGGCCCAACTGCAAGCCCAAATCGAGGCCCACCAGCGCGAGCGGGCGCAACTGGACGAGCGGCTGGAGGCGCTAAGCAGCGAAATCGAGCAAGCCCGGGCGCAGCTCGAGGACTGCAACGCCCGCGTCCGCGACCTGGGCGAGGACCAGCAGCTGGCGCTGACCTCCCAGCTGGCGACCCAACAGACCCAGCAGCAGCAGTTGCAGCAGCGCCAGCAGGAGCTGGCGGAGAGCGCGCGCGAGGCCGAGACCGAGCTGGTGCAAGCCCAGCAGGCGCTAGCGCAGCACCAGCAAGCGCTGGAACGCGTCCAACAAGAGCAGGCGCGCTTGGAGAACGAGCGGCTCGTGGCGCTAGAAGCCCAGCGCGATCGCGCCCAGCAAGCGCTGGAGCAGCAGCGCAGCGAAGCCGATCGCTTGGCCGCCGCTGCCGAGACGTGGCTCCAGCAACATACGGATCTGAGCCAGCGCATTGCTAAACTGCAGCAGGCGCTCGAGCCGCAGCGCAACGAGAGCGCGCAACTGCAAGAGCGCCAGCGCCAGCTGCAGGCCCAGCTCGACGAGCAAACCCAAGCGCGTGAGGCCATCCAGCCCGATTGGGAGGCAGCCCAGCAGGAGCACGCGCGGCTGGAGCGCCAAGCTCACCAATGGCAGCAGCAGCAGCAGGCCCTAGCCGAGCGCTTGGCCGCTGCCCGCCAGGAGAGCGAAACGCAACAGCAAACCCGCGATCGCTTGCGTCAGGAGTGGCACGACAAGCAACGCCAGCTCGATCGGCTCGAGGCGACCCAGCACGCCCGACAAGAAGCCCAGGGCACCCGGGCCACCCAGACCCTGCTGCAATCCGCTCTGGAGGGTATCTGCGGCCTGGTGGCGCAGCTGGGCCAAGTCGCACCGTCCTACCAACTCGCGCTGGAGACGGCGGCAGGCGGCCGCTTGGGCCATGTGGTAGTTGAAGATGACTCAGTCGCGGCGGCCGGCATCGAACTGCTGCGGCAGCAAAAGGCCGGGCGCGCCACGTTTTTGCCGCTCAACAAGCTGCGCCCGCCGCGATCGCGAGCCGATGCCGAGCTCAAGCAAGCCCGCGGCTTTTTGGATTACGCGGTCAATCTGATCGAGCACCCGCCGCGCTATCGCAACGTCTTTGCCTATGTCCTGGGCGATACGGCAGTTTTTGAGACCCTAGATGACGCCCGCCGCCACCTGGGCCGCAACCGCATCGTCACCCTGCAAGGCGAGCTACTGGAGCGCAGCGGCGCCATCAGCGGTGGCAGCCAGGCCCAGCGACCGCTGCTGCGCTTGGGGACTGACGCCTCGAGCGACACCGGCGAGAGCGAAGCACTCAAGCAGCGTCTGCAGGATATTGAGGCGGTACTGGACGAGTGCGAGCGGACCCTACAGGCGCACAGCGAAGAAATCGAGCGGCTGGAGCGCGATCGCTCGCAAGCCCAGCAGCAGCAGCAAGCATGCCAGTGGCAGTGCCAGCAGCTGCAGCAGCAAATCCAGCGCCTGAGCCAGCAGCGGGATGAGCTCGATGCCACCCTAAGCGAGCGCCAGCGCGAGCTGGCCTCGGTCACCGAGCAGCTGCAAGCGCTCGAGCAGTCCCTGCCCGAACGCGAGGCCGAGCTCGAGCGCGCCCAGCAGCAGCTCGCCCAGCTCGAGCGCTCCCACACCCACCAGCGCTGGCAGCAAATCCAGCGCGAGATCGCGCAGCAACAAGACCAGCTCCAGGCCTGCGAGCGCGATCTGCAATCCGAGCGCGAAGCGCGCCAGGAAGCTGCCGACCGACAGCAGCGCTTGCGAGACCAAATTCAGGCATGCCAGCAGCGCCAGCAAGCATCCCAGCAGCGGCAGCAACAACTGCAGCGCCAGCGCGACGAGCTGGCGGAGGAGCTCAGCACGCTCGAGGCGCAAATCGAGCAGACGCAACGCGAGCTGACCCAACTCTCGCAGCAGCTGGATGGCGCCAAGCAAGCCCGCGATCGCGCCGACGCCAATTTGCAGTCGCTGCAGCAGCGCCAGCAGCAAGCCCAATGGCGGCAGCAGCAGCTAGACCAGACCCTGCAGTCGCAGCAGGAGACGCTGCAAGCCACCCAGCAAAAGCGCCAAGCGCGCGAGGCCGAGCTGCCCGATCTGCTGCCAGAAGGCCCGCTGCCGCTAACGCCAGCCAACGGCAGCACCGATAGCGAGACGCCTGCGGCCCAACTCGAGCGGCTTCAGCCCGAGTTGCGGGATGCCCAAAAGCGCCTGCAAGCCATGGAGCCTGTCAACATGCTGGCGATTGAGGAGTACGAGCGCGCCCAGCAGCGGTTGCAAGATCTCAGCGACAAGCGCCAGACCCTAGAAGCCGAACGCACCGAGCTGCTCTCGCGGATCGAGAACTTTACCACCCAGCGCTTGCAAGCCTTCCACGAGGCCTTTGACGCCGTCAATCGCAACTTTAGGGCCATCTTCGCCCAACTCTCCGATGGGGACGGTTACTTGCAGCTGGATGACCCCGACGAGCCCGCCAACGGCGGTCTCAATCTAGTCGCCCATCCCCAGGGCAAGCCCGTGCAGCGGCTGCACGCCATGTCGGGCGGCGAAAAATCGCTCACGGCCCTGAGCTTTATTTTTGCCTTGCAGCACTATCGCCCCTCGCCGTTCTACGCCTTCGATGAGGTCGACATGTTCCTAGATGGGGCAAACGTCGAGCGATTAGCTAAAATGATCCGGCAGCAGGCACAACAGGCGCAGTTCATCGTCGTTAGCTTGCGCCGACCCACCATCAGCGCGGCCGATCGCACCCTGGGCGTTACCCAAGCCCGGGGCGCTCATACGCAGGTATTGGGGATAACTGTGCCCGCCAGCAGTCACTGA
- a CDS encoding aspartate aminotransferase family protein has product MGTYRRLPVALERGEGCRLWDTQGNEYLDFVAGVATCALGHAHPALVAAVTQQVQHLHHASNLYYTPLQGQLAQWLVERSCADRAFFCNSGAEANEAAIKLARKHARAARGITEPLILSARASFHGRTLATMAATGQAKVRQGFEPLPPGFAQVPYNDSEALEAALTPQVAAIMLEPLQGEGGVRPGDPSYFQRVRQLCDERGILLIMDEVQTGMGRTGTLWGYQQLGIEPDAITSAKGLAGGIPMGAMLCKRFCDAFEPGDHASTFGGNPLACAAALAVGQTLERDGLPANARARGEQLRSRLTALARQFPQLFEGVRGWGVISGLVLRADARLEALDIVKAALQQGLLVAAAGAGVVRLVPPLIVSADEVERGVDALERAVGQLAH; this is encoded by the coding sequence ATGGGCACCTACCGGCGCTTGCCCGTGGCCCTGGAGCGGGGCGAAGGCTGCCGCTTGTGGGATACCCAAGGCAACGAATACCTAGATTTTGTGGCCGGCGTCGCCACCTGCGCGCTGGGGCATGCCCATCCGGCGCTCGTTGCGGCGGTGACGCAGCAGGTGCAGCACCTGCACCATGCCTCCAACCTGTACTACACGCCGCTGCAGGGGCAGCTGGCGCAGTGGCTGGTCGAGCGCAGCTGCGCGGACCGGGCGTTTTTTTGCAACTCAGGCGCCGAGGCCAATGAAGCGGCTATCAAGCTGGCGCGCAAGCACGCGCGCGCGGCCCGCGGCATAACCGAGCCCCTGATCCTGAGCGCCCGCGCTAGCTTTCACGGCCGCACCCTAGCCACCATGGCTGCCACCGGCCAAGCCAAAGTGCGGCAGGGGTTCGAGCCGCTGCCGCCCGGCTTTGCCCAAGTGCCTTACAACGATAGCGAGGCGCTTGAAGCCGCGCTAACGCCGCAGGTAGCAGCCATCATGCTGGAGCCGCTCCAGGGCGAGGGGGGTGTCCGCCCCGGCGATCCGAGCTACTTCCAGCGCGTGCGCCAGCTGTGCGACGAGCGCGGCATTCTACTCATTATGGATGAAGTCCAGACCGGGATGGGCCGCACCGGGACGCTCTGGGGCTACCAGCAGCTCGGGATCGAACCCGATGCCATCACCAGCGCCAAGGGCCTCGCCGGCGGCATCCCCATGGGGGCCATGCTGTGCAAGCGCTTTTGCGACGCCTTCGAGCCCGGCGACCACGCCAGCACCTTTGGGGGCAATCCGTTGGCCTGTGCGGCAGCGCTGGCCGTCGGGCAGACCCTAGAGCGCGACGGGTTGCCGGCCAATGCCCGAGCGCGCGGCGAGCAATTGCGCTCGCGGCTAACTGCCCTTGCCCGCCAGTTCCCGCAGCTGTTTGAAGGGGTCCGTGGTTGGGGGGTGATTTCAGGGCTCGTTTTGCGTGCGGACGCCCGCCTGGAGGCGCTCGATATTGTCAAAGCCGCCCTGCAACAAGGCCTGCTGGTGGCAGCTGCCGGCGCGGGCGTGGTGCGTTTGGTCCCGCCGCTGATTGTCTCGGCCGATGAGGTCGAGCGCGGGGTGGATGCCCTCGAGCGGGCTGTCGGCCAGCTTGCGCACTAA